Proteins from a single region of Nerophis lumbriciformis linkage group LG36, RoL_Nlum_v2.1, whole genome shotgun sequence:
- the clp1 gene encoding polyribonucleotide 5'-hydroxyl-kinase Clp1, whose protein sequence is MATELGEKAAEDPLQAGKVGTRFDLEKETELRFEVEAGEAAEQVEMELLTGMAEVFGSELNRNKKYAFGPGAKIAVFTWQGCSVNLYGKPEVAYVSKDTPMLLYLNTHAALEQMRKQAERDKERGPRVMVVGPTDVGKSTVCRLLLSYAVRVGRRPTLVELDVGQSGVSVPGTVAALCIERPADVEEGFSVQAPLVYHFGSTSPGTNIKLYNKLTSCLADVFSQRCEVNRKASVGGCIINTCGWVKGSGYQALVHCASAFEVDVVLVLDHERLYNELKRDLPHFVRVVLLPKSGGVVERSKECRRETRDEKIREYFYGFRGVSFYPFSYEVRFSDVRIYKIGAPSIPDSCLPLGMSQDDTQLKLVPVTPGRDLTYHVLSVSSAEDGDEAARKGIVESPVCGFIVVTNVDTQAQVMKVLSPAPRPLPRHTLLIMDIRFMDTK, encoded by the exons ATGGCGACCGAGCTCGGGGAAAAGGCGGCTGAGGATCCATTGCAAGCGGGTAAAGTCGGCACCAGATTTGACCTGGAGAAGGAGACTGAGCTTCGCTTTGAGGTGGAAGCAGGAGAGGCCGCAGAGCAAGTGGAGATGGAGCTCCTCACGGGCATGGCGGAGGTGTTTGGCTCCGAGCTGAACCGGAACAAGAAATACGCGTTCGGGCCTGGTGCCAAGATTGCCGTGTTCACCTGGCAGGGCTGCAGTGTGAACCTGTATGGGAAGCCTGAG GTGGCCTACGTGTCCAAAGATACTCCCATGCTGCTCTACCTGAACACGCACGCCGCACTGGAACAGATGAGAAAGCAGGCAGAGCGAGACAAAGAGAGAGGGCCGAGG GTGATGGTGGTGGGACCGACAGACGTGGGCAAGTCCACTGTGTGTCGACTGCTACTGAGCTACGCAGTGAGAGTGGGCAGGAGGCCCACGCTGGTGGAACTGGATGTCGGCCAGAGCGGG GTGTCAGTACCTGGGACGGTGGCTGCCCTGTGCATTGAGCGTCCAGCAGATGTGGAGGAGGGCTTCTCGGTCCAGGCTCCTTTGGTCTACCACTTTGGCTCAACCTCTCCCGGGACCAACATCAAACTTTACAATAAA CTGACGTCGTGCCTCGCCGACGTGTTCTCCCAGCGCTGCGAGGTGAACAGGAAGGCCAGCGTGGGCGGTTGCATCATCAACACGTGCGGCTGGGTGAAGGGATCCGGGTACCAGGCTCTGGTCCACTGCGCCTCCGCCTTCGAGGTGGACGTGGTGCTGGTGCTGGACCACGAGAGGCTCTACAACGAGCTCAAGCGAGACCTCCCTCACTTTGTCCGCGTGGTGCTCCTGCCCAAGTCCGGCGGCGTGGTGGAGCGCTCCAAAGAGTGCAGAAGGGAGACCCGGGATGAGAAGATCCGGGAGTACTTCTACGGCTTCCGGGGAGTCTCCTTCTATCCGTTCTCGTACGAGGTGCGTTTCTCCGACGTCCGCATCTATAAAATCGGAGCGCCGTCGATCCCGGACTCGTGCCTGCCGCTGGGAATGTCTCAGGACGACACCCAGCTGAAGCTGGTGCCCGTGACGCCGGGGAGAGACCTCACCTACCACGTGCTCAGCGTCAGCAGCGCAGAGGACGGAGACGAGGCGGCGAGGAAGGGCATCGTGGAGAGCCCGGTGTGTGGCTTCATCGTGGTCACCAACGTGGACACGCAAGCGCAGGTGATGAAAGTGCTGTCTCCCGCACCAAGACCACTGCCCAGACACACCCTGCTCATCATGGACATCCGCTTCATGGACACCAAATGA